From Periophthalmus magnuspinnatus isolate fPerMag1 chromosome 6, fPerMag1.2.pri, whole genome shotgun sequence:
TGTAATGTAATGATGCAAATGGAAAACAATCGTATATTCAAAATGGCACCTTGTTGGGTATCAGTTTAAAAATCTAAAGCCAATTCATTTTCACTATAGTCTAAATGACACGccatatatatttaaaagaaattatCTGTCCAAGTACACCTAAGGTACTCATGTGATGTGTTCGTGCAGTTGGTCTTGTAGCACTTATTTTTGGCTACAGCGTGATGGGGTGGGGGCAGTGTTAGACCATTCCTACTGTATATCTAAAGTGCAATGAACAATCTATTGTTATCAAAGTCATACCTTTAACAtgtggcattttttatttaatgtatccCTAAATTTGACCTGTATTTGGTGACAGGAATGAACACACTGATCGGTTATGACTTGGTACCTGAGCCAAAGATTCTTGACGCAGCACTGAGAGCCTGTCGGAGGTTAAACGACTTGGCAAGCGCTATCCGAATTTTGGAAGCTGTGAAGGTGAGAACATTGTCAATCTTTTGAAAATGGGAATTTAACTTTATGAGATTGTGGATTTAACTGTGCTGCAAGAGGTAAATGATTGATGGATATTTACTTTTTGTCTCTACAGGATAAAGCAGGGCCTCACAAAGATATCTACCCATACGTTATCCAAGAGCTGCGGCCGACATTAGAGGAGCTTGGCATTTCCACACCTGAAGAACTGGGAATTGATAAAATCTAGATGAATGGTAAGGGACGGAAGCGCAAATGGTTGTTGTAAACAAAGGTTATTAAtatagaaaaatatacaaaatacaaaataaattgtaaGAGCATTGTGTTGTGGAGTAAAGGGTATTTTCACTTAGCCATGAAATTATTATCTCATAAggaaataaatctaaaatgtgttgAGATTAGTTGAAGAAACATGATTGCTGTATTCTTCATTCAACACAAAAC
This genomic window contains:
- the LOC117372041 gene encoding cytochrome c oxidase subunit 5A, mitochondrial, with the translated sequence MFRAAVRLSVSGVRSLARTQPRCQAILASRLYSHGKVETDEEFDARWVTYFNKPDIDAWELRKGMNTLIGYDLVPEPKILDAALRACRRLNDLASAIRILEAVKDKAGPHKDIYPYVIQELRPTLEELGISTPEELGIDKI